One region of Rhodospirillaceae bacterium genomic DNA includes:
- a CDS encoding CocE/NonD family hydrolase, producing the protein MRIVSEFPHAIRHVENIWIPVPANGTDGAVNLAARMWLPQDAEKNPVPAIIECVPYRKRDGLRFRDDEMHPYTAGHGYAVLRIDLRGTGESEGLPDDEYTVAEQDDLIAAIAWIAAQPWCSGNVGMMGISWGGFNSLQVAARQPQALKAIITVDASDDRYNDDVHYMQGVLLHDNFSWASAMYAYAVLPPDPELVGARWRQMWQDRLRHYKFPFHIWGGHQRRDAYWRQASVIEDYSAIKCAVFAVGGWEDGYSNAVPRLCQHVTGPVKGWVGPWGHTYPHNGLPGPAAGFLQEALRWWDQWLKGKETGVTQDPKIIAWMNDSYAPDPCALERPGRWIAESAWPSPRIATETIKFGRHTLGHALESVGLSVNSPQTCGLSSVEWCSYGGSDGDYPSEQRGDDGLSLCFDGLPLTERREIFGMPVVELAFAVDKPVARIAVRLNDVAPDGASTRVTFCVFSLNHKDDQAHPQDLVPGQRYVARVPLNYIAHAFLPGHRLRVAVSTTYWPMMMPAPEAVTLTLFTEGCHLELPVRATGAKDPAFNLATPEKAPHAPGHVTREGSSKREARIDIATGETVLINHKDAGGYHFSEIGVTSDCRVIETYRIKPNDPLSYHVEISYEQMLKGPDWEAKTVSVTSLQAHKDVFRIAARMDAYDSGTRIFSDQEAYDLKRDYC; encoded by the coding sequence ATGCGTATCGTCAGCGAATTTCCGCACGCCATCCGGCATGTCGAGAATATCTGGATCCCCGTACCGGCCAATGGCACGGATGGCGCCGTCAATCTCGCCGCGCGCATGTGGTTGCCACAGGATGCCGAGAAAAACCCGGTGCCGGCGATCATCGAATGCGTACCTTATCGCAAGCGGGATGGCCTGCGCTTTCGCGACGATGAGATGCATCCCTACACGGCCGGCCATGGCTATGCGGTGTTGCGGATCGATCTGCGGGGCACGGGTGAATCGGAGGGCCTGCCGGATGACGAGTACACGGTGGCGGAACAGGATGATCTCATCGCGGCCATTGCCTGGATTGCGGCGCAGCCCTGGTGCAGCGGCAATGTCGGCATGATGGGTATTTCCTGGGGCGGCTTCAACAGCCTGCAGGTGGCGGCCCGCCAGCCGCAGGCCTTGAAGGCGATCATCACGGTCGATGCCTCGGACGATCGTTACAATGACGATGTCCATTACATGCAGGGCGTGCTGCTGCACGACAATTTCTCCTGGGCCTCGGCCATGTATGCCTATGCCGTCTTGCCGCCGGATCCGGAACTGGTGGGTGCGCGCTGGCGGCAGATGTGGCAGGACCGGCTGCGGCACTACAAATTCCCCTTTCACATCTGGGGCGGTCATCAGCGGCGCGATGCCTATTGGCGGCAGGCCTCGGTGATCGAGGATTACAGTGCCATCAAATGCGCGGTCTTCGCCGTGGGTGGCTGGGAGGACGGCTATTCCAACGCCGTGCCACGCCTCTGCCAGCACGTCACGGGGCCGGTCAAGGGTTGGGTCGGTCCCTGGGGCCATACCTACCCGCATAACGGCCTGCCGGGACCAGCCGCGGGTTTCCTGCAGGAGGCGCTCCGCTGGTGGGACCAGTGGCTGAAGGGCAAGGAGACCGGCGTCACGCAGGATCCGAAGATCATCGCCTGGATGAATGATTCCTATGCGCCGGACCCCTGCGCCCTGGAACGGCCAGGTCGCTGGATCGCCGAGAGCGCGTGGCCGAGTCCGCGCATCGCAACGGAGACGATCAAGTTCGGTCGTCACACGCTGGGCCATGCGCTGGAATCGGTCGGTCTTTCCGTGAACTCGCCGCAGACCTGTGGCCTCAGTTCGGTCGAATGGTGCTCCTATGGCGGGAGCGATGGCGACTATCCATCGGAACAGCGCGGCGATGACGGCTTGTCGCTTTGCTTCGACGGCCTGCCGCTTACGGAGCGCCGTGAGATATTCGGCATGCCGGTGGTGGAACTGGCCTTCGCTGTCGACAAGCCGGTGGCGCGGATTGCTGTGCGCCTCAATGATGTGGCACCGGACGGTGCCTCGACGCGCGTCACCTTCTGCGTCTTCAGCCTCAACCACAAGGACGACCAGGCTCATCCGCAAGACCTGGTGCCGGGGCAGCGTTACGTGGCACGTGTGCCACTCAACTACATCGCCCATGCTTTCCTGCCCGGCCATCGCCTGCGCGTGGCGGTCTCGACCACTTACTGGCCGATGATGATGCCGGCGCCGGAGGCAGTGACCCTCACCCTCTTCACGGAAGGCTGCCATCTGGAATTGCCGGTGCGAGCCACCGGCGCCAAGGATCCGGCATTCAACCTCGCCACGCCGGAAAAGGCGCCGCATGCGCCGGGCCATGTGACGCGCGAAGGTTCATCAAAACGCGAGGCGCGCATCGATATCGCCACGGGCGAGACGGTGCTGATCAATCACAAGGATGCCGGGGGCTATCATTTCTCGGAGATCGGCGTCACCTCGGATTGCCGGGTGATCGAAACCTATCGCATCAAGCCGAACGATCCCCTCAGCTACCATGTCGAGATCAGTTATGAGCAGATGCTGAAAGGGCCGGATTGGGAGGCGAAGACCGTCAGTGTCACCAGTCTCCAGGCGCACAAGGACGTGTTCCGCATCGCCGCCCGCATGGATGCCTATGACAGCGGCACCCGCATCTTCAGCGACCAGGAGGCCTACGACCTGAAGCGGGACTATTGCTGA